In a single window of the Diospyros lotus cultivar Yz01 chromosome 10, ASM1463336v1, whole genome shotgun sequence genome:
- the LOC127811088 gene encoding zinc-finger homeodomain protein 5-like yields the protein MRSFNSNKPNVVYRECLKNHAAAIGRAAYDGCQEFLAVGREGTPEAFNKEQKQKMLDLAEKLGWRVLKEKKELIHHYCEEIGVKTSSFRDWVYNNKP from the exons ATGAGATCCTTCAATTCAAACAAACCTAATGTAGTCTATCGGGAATGTTTGAAGAACCATGCCGCTGCCATTGGACGTGCGGCATATGATGGATGTCAGGAGTTCCTTGCAGTTGGCCGCGAAGGCACTCCTGAAGCATTCAA TAAGGAACAAAAGCAAAAGATGTTGGATTTAGCGGAGAAGCTTGGATGGAGGGTtctaaaagagaaaaaggaactGATTCACCACTACTGCGAAGAGATCGGTGTAAAGACAAGCTCTTTTAGAGATTGGGTTTATAACAATAAACCCTAG